A single genomic interval of Candidatus Sysuiplasma acidicola harbors:
- a CDS encoding DUF2341 domain-containing protein: MGNDTVLNATGMNGEAGNANLLKLILDAASLGLLFVPGLDAIELAYLGAIALGTTSVMLDFTSLASTSAVSPSPLYNNATVYEDYGTTGGNFLFENVNNETWQDVYAMGTNFQITIPAGDFNTTHYFSLEGQFQLGGSTIINDYYNFSAVPAVEITGHVHTASGANAPNAYVYLDHNGNAYRVETNQYGQYRFFARPDESYSVWGRYQTPFSESGNSSVVTVPTGSYGGLKWANLTIPATLVNGTVRDHNGNPIENATLTISKQGKWMTAQTSTTGSYMFGVPVTGVYTISANASGYNPEEANIDISSISQTYYTVNLQSMEGVVNPLPPGILSYYQILITNTQNTPTTNPYDQEVVIDSAAYYNLEAVNLSNVEFFYSNGTVIPSWLESGNYSALNKTVYWLKLGDIPAHSSITVYMGFASPSTILFNGKNVGEAPELSTPYGKYDNGANVFPFYDNFTGKSLGSQWTVSGITYTVDNGFTATAASSSNDGIWSTSYTAGVGTYFDMYTTAFSYGTGWLESGLVTNTNSNNYGTFVQSQLPQQTLQASIVYAQQQDVNGWADATLTDSNVSSFSPGIYTVNPTSSSYSTYQYDYGPAAYVGTDAPSYPLHIGLIKSSGGSFTLPFKVTWIRVRSSLPDGIMPSIYGPVSVAGWIHLAIINSQGVATPNPFQQMIKFNASAYSSYENQGLQNVEFMWINGTIIPSWLESGTSSSTNAIFWLRIPSIPADSGYGIYVVFADRTAVMMNGETIGEAPQLSAVYGQYDNGANVFLWYDNFAGSSSSAPPGWSQWSYASMNNGLYINPPSTDTVNVGVTYNGASFGPYTTTDIYGQPLYPDGNAYSAAWFGYTGGNLLLVGNPSGYTYVSYPKNAPGGTGGKTNYPDAVEIWTISRSGSDGYSYLNYGDSYSASGLPTNNQNVTDSGQGFSNPSFVQWWRVRATPPNNVMPSVVNYGYVTFKESGLSGQSWSVTLSGPLGSQTQSSTGNNITLYGAGNNDYSIGAPGGYTASPSSGSVDLGIYQQSVDISFSTTYITGVFSESGLPSGSTWSATYNGKSGYASAGSSITITVVDSGDYWFIPQVSIRESNGDTYTYSPSPSSGNLPGGGHVSTTFSLTKICSGSVCFNSVNGSTPILLANGSFELADAITPGTQIMAYNWSSGIYTPETILNVSVTTHSRMLTINGYLSLSYNQSVLTDHGYVTAGNLTNGDRVFDAFTGTYVRVNSLSLSYGHFIMYDFEIGGIQDYIAWQYVLYANS, translated from the coding sequence ATGGGTAATGATACTGTTTTGAATGCCACAGGCATGAACGGAGAAGCCGGGAATGCTAACCTATTGAAACTGATACTCGACGCCGCATCCTTGGGATTGCTTTTTGTTCCAGGATTGGATGCGATCGAACTGGCATATCTTGGTGCAATTGCGTTGGGTACCACATCAGTTATGTTGGATTTCACCTCGCTAGCATCCACTTCCGCTGTTTCGCCCTCCCCACTATATAATAACGCAACTGTATACGAAGATTATGGTACAACCGGGGGCAATTTCCTTTTCGAAAATGTGAACAATGAAACATGGCAGGATGTTTATGCAATGGGAACGAACTTTCAAATTACAATTCCAGCAGGCGATTTCAATACAACCCACTATTTCAGCCTTGAAGGGCAGTTCCAGCTGGGTGGAAGCACCATTATTAATGATTACTATAATTTCTCAGCGGTTCCCGCGGTTGAAATAACTGGCCACGTACACACAGCTTCCGGTGCAAACGCTCCGAACGCATACGTTTACCTTGACCACAACGGCAATGCATATCGTGTGGAGACGAACCAGTATGGGCAGTACAGATTCTTCGCCCGGCCGGATGAGTCATACAGTGTGTGGGGAAGATATCAGACACCGTTCAGCGAAAGTGGTAATTCTTCTGTTGTTACAGTGCCTACTGGAAGTTACGGGGGACTGAAGTGGGCCAATCTCACGATACCCGCGACTTTAGTAAACGGAACTGTAAGAGATCACAACGGCAACCCGATTGAAAACGCCACATTAACTATCTCCAAACAGGGAAAGTGGATGACAGCACAGACAAGTACCACAGGCAGTTACATGTTCGGCGTACCCGTCACTGGCGTATACACCATCAGCGCTAATGCGTCTGGTTATAATCCAGAGGAGGCAAACATCGATATCTCTTCCATTAGTCAAACCTATTACACTGTCAATTTGCAGAGCATGGAAGGTGTTGTGAATCCATTGCCTCCGGGCATTCTGTCCTACTATCAGATTCTCATTACCAACACACAGAATACACCTACGACTAATCCATACGATCAGGAGGTTGTCATAGACAGCGCAGCTTATTACAATCTTGAGGCTGTCAATCTTTCAAATGTAGAATTTTTCTATTCGAACGGCACAGTGATACCGTCATGGCTGGAAAGCGGTAACTACTCGGCGTTGAACAAAACAGTATACTGGCTCAAACTGGGAGATATACCCGCACATTCATCCATAACTGTTTACATGGGTTTCGCGTCTCCATCAACCATATTGTTCAACGGAAAGAACGTCGGGGAAGCTCCTGAACTTTCCACGCCTTATGGCAAGTACGACAACGGCGCGAACGTTTTCCCATTCTATGACAATTTTACTGGGAAGTCGCTGGGTTCTCAATGGACTGTTAGCGGGATAACATACACCGTGGACAACGGTTTCACTGCGACAGCGGCCTCGTCAAGTAACGACGGAATCTGGTCAACGAGCTATACTGCCGGTGTCGGAACATACTTCGACATGTACACGACTGCGTTCTCTTATGGAACCGGATGGCTGGAGAGCGGCTTGGTGACAAACACAAATTCAAACAATTATGGCACATTCGTTCAATCTCAGTTACCTCAACAAACGCTTCAAGCGTCAATAGTTTACGCACAGCAGCAGGACGTCAACGGGTGGGCAGATGCTACGCTGACAGATTCTAATGTGTCCTCCTTCTCTCCGGGAATATACACTGTGAATCCGACGAGTAGTTCCTACTCAACGTATCAATATGATTACGGTCCGGCTGCGTATGTAGGAACAGATGCCCCATCCTATCCCCTTCATATCGGGCTGATAAAATCAAGTGGCGGCAGCTTCACTTTGCCATTCAAGGTCACCTGGATACGAGTCAGGTCGAGCCTGCCGGATGGCATCATGCCTTCGATCTATGGACCAGTTTCAGTTGCTGGTTGGATACACCTCGCAATAATCAATAGCCAGGGCGTCGCAACCCCAAATCCTTTTCAGCAGATGATCAAATTCAACGCGTCAGCATACTCATCATATGAGAATCAGGGTCTGCAGAACGTTGAGTTCATGTGGATTAATGGCACCATTATACCCTCCTGGCTTGAAAGCGGTACTTCGTCCTCCACGAATGCTATCTTCTGGCTCAGAATCCCGTCGATTCCTGCAGATTCCGGGTATGGCATTTATGTGGTATTTGCCGACAGGACTGCTGTGATGATGAACGGTGAAACAATAGGTGAAGCACCACAACTGTCTGCAGTCTACGGCCAATATGACAATGGTGCAAATGTTTTCTTATGGTATGACAATTTTGCAGGATCGTCATCTTCTGCGCCGCCTGGCTGGTCGCAATGGTCTTATGCCTCGATGAATAACGGACTTTACATAAATCCGCCGAGTACCGACACTGTGAATGTCGGCGTTACATACAATGGCGCATCGTTCGGTCCCTACACAACAACAGACATCTATGGGCAGCCTCTTTATCCCGACGGCAATGCGTATTCAGCTGCGTGGTTCGGTTATACCGGCGGCAACCTTCTGCTGGTCGGTAACCCATCTGGATACACATATGTCAGCTATCCCAAAAATGCACCAGGTGGCACAGGAGGCAAGACAAACTATCCTGACGCAGTTGAAATCTGGACAATTTCAAGGAGTGGTTCTGACGGCTATTCCTACCTGAACTACGGCGACTCTTACAGCGCAAGTGGGCTCCCGACGAACAATCAGAATGTCACCGATTCGGGACAGGGATTTTCTAATCCGTCTTTTGTGCAGTGGTGGCGAGTGAGGGCAACACCGCCAAACAACGTGATGCCGAGTGTTGTCAACTATGGCTACGTCACCTTCAAAGAATCCGGCCTCAGCGGACAGTCATGGTCCGTAACACTTTCCGGCCCTCTAGGCTCGCAGACTCAATCTTCCACTGGAAACAACATTACCCTTTATGGTGCGGGGAATAATGATTACTCTATCGGTGCGCCAGGAGGATACACCGCTAGTCCATCCAGCGGTAGTGTTGACCTCGGAATTTATCAGCAATCTGTCGATATATCCTTTTCAACTACCTATATCACAGGAGTATTCAGTGAGTCCGGTCTGCCGAGCGGCTCGACATGGTCTGCCACGTACAACGGCAAGTCAGGATATGCAAGTGCGGGTTCTTCGATAACAATCACTGTTGTAGACTCAGGAGACTATTGGTTCATACCACAGGTGTCTATTCGGGAGTCAAACGGCGATACATATACATACAGTCCTTCCCCATCCAGCGGAAACCTCCCTGGGGGAGGGCACGTAAGCACTACGTTCAGCCTCACAAAGATATGCAGTGGAAGCGTCTGCTTCAACAGTGTCAACGGCTCCACTCCTATCCTCCTCGCAAACGGCAGTTTTGAGCTTGCTGATGCCATAACCCCAGGCACTCAGATTATGGCATACAACTGGAGTTCCGGTATATACACTCCTGAAACCATCCTGAACGTATCAGTCACAACACATTCGAGAATGCTCACGATCAACGGATACCTCAGCCTGTCATACAATCAATCAGTGCTTACGGACCATGGATATGTAACTGCCGGCAATCTGACGAATGGCGACAGAGTCTTTGACGCATTCACAGGCACTTATGTCAGGGTCAACTCGCTGAGTCTGTCATATGGTCACTTCATAATGTATGATTTCGAGATAGGGGGAATTCAGGACTATATTGCATGGCAATATGTGCTGTATGCCAACTCATGA
- a CDS encoding phosphoribosyltransferase, producing MKKVPSRLVEWKDIARWCSAIGEKVVESGFRPDAVIGLARGGWIPARLVSDELGVKQLISLRTQHWGVTASKDGKATLATTIQESVEDRKLLIVDDITDTGDSIKLAFEHATSLSPAAVRTATMLHINHSGFVPDYFAEEVDANHWTWYVFPWNYGEDMATFIGNILSEGPRSLKDVSSALKEYNNITIDERKLLSTMIRFSKLGIVFKKGSLWEKR from the coding sequence GTGAAAAAGGTTCCTTCCAGGCTCGTTGAGTGGAAAGATATTGCCCGCTGGTGCTCCGCAATCGGAGAAAAGGTGGTGGAAAGCGGTTTCCGGCCCGATGCTGTGATCGGCCTTGCGAGAGGAGGGTGGATCCCTGCGAGACTGGTATCGGATGAACTTGGCGTGAAACAGCTGATATCCCTCAGGACACAGCACTGGGGCGTCACAGCCTCGAAGGACGGGAAGGCTACGCTCGCCACGACGATACAGGAGTCAGTTGAGGACAGAAAACTGCTGATCGTCGACGATATAACAGACACGGGGGACAGCATAAAGCTTGCATTTGAGCATGCCACATCCCTCTCCCCGGCTGCTGTCAGGACGGCAACTATGCTACACATAAACCATTCCGGTTTCGTGCCCGACTACTTTGCGGAAGAAGTGGACGCAAATCACTGGACATGGTATGTATTCCCGTGGAATTACGGCGAGGACATGGCAACATTCATCGGAAACATTCTCTCTGAAGGTCCGCGAAGCCTGAAAGATGTGTCGTCCGCTTTGAAGGAGTACAACAACATAACGATCGATGAAAGAAAATTGCTTAGTACAATGATCAGGTTTTCAAAACTTGGCATTGTTTTCAAAAAAGGAAGTCTGTGGGAAAAGCGCTGA
- the pgk gene encoding phosphoglycerate kinase, whose amino-acid sequence MLLDGVKTLDDFDASGKRILLRLDLNSPVDRKTGKIQDGSKIAAATETLSELLSTGAAVAILAHQGRPGDDDFTSMEEHCRILNGMLGGTVSFVPDICSETAIVQITKLRPGRALLLDNVRKLDYEQKKATASEHAGRELVTALSPHFDFFVNDAFAAIHRSHCSMTGFTKTLPSAIGRLMEKELRGTSRLLDNPAKPVVYIFGGKKFSDFVPVLESVCSNEQIESVLLSGYLAIALLAAGGVSIDSATELDIASDADASFMESASKLLRASEKIHLPVDMAFERDGKRMEESVRAWPKDLRALDIGGATIREYVGTLSGAGTVFISGPAGVYERAGFDTGTRSLFEAAAAPGKFSMVGGGHTSAAARALGFSERFSFISTGGGALEALISGKKLPVLEYLKDSAVMFSSRFTSD is encoded by the coding sequence ATGCTCCTTGACGGCGTCAAAACGCTGGATGACTTCGATGCCAGTGGAAAGAGGATACTGCTGCGTTTGGATCTCAACTCGCCTGTCGACAGGAAGACGGGGAAGATACAGGATGGCAGTAAGATCGCCGCAGCCACTGAAACGCTCTCTGAACTGCTGTCAACTGGCGCGGCCGTCGCCATTCTTGCGCATCAGGGAAGGCCGGGTGACGATGATTTCACATCGATGGAGGAGCACTGCCGTATACTGAACGGAATGCTCGGTGGTACAGTCTCGTTTGTTCCTGACATTTGCTCTGAAACCGCTATTGTTCAAATAACGAAGCTGAGGCCCGGCAGGGCGCTGCTCCTGGACAACGTGAGAAAACTCGATTATGAGCAGAAGAAAGCAACAGCTTCAGAGCATGCTGGAAGAGAACTCGTCACGGCACTCTCTCCGCACTTTGATTTTTTTGTCAACGATGCCTTTGCTGCCATTCACCGGTCACACTGCTCTATGACGGGCTTCACGAAAACACTGCCCTCTGCTATTGGAAGGCTCATGGAGAAAGAGCTGAGAGGCACATCCAGACTGCTGGACAATCCTGCGAAGCCTGTTGTTTACATCTTCGGAGGAAAGAAATTCTCTGATTTTGTGCCCGTTCTGGAAAGCGTCTGCTCCAATGAACAAATTGAGTCTGTGTTGCTGTCAGGCTACCTCGCAATAGCACTCCTTGCAGCAGGAGGAGTGAGCATCGACAGCGCTACTGAACTGGACATTGCTTCTGACGCTGATGCCTCATTCATGGAGAGTGCATCAAAACTACTCAGAGCCTCTGAAAAAATTCATCTGCCCGTTGACATGGCTTTCGAACGGGATGGAAAGAGGATGGAAGAAAGCGTCCGGGCATGGCCGAAGGACCTTAGAGCCCTCGACATCGGCGGCGCCACAATCCGGGAGTATGTGGGCACGCTCTCAGGCGCAGGTACCGTGTTCATATCAGGTCCAGCCGGCGTTTATGAACGCGCAGGTTTCGACACTGGCACACGTTCTCTTTTCGAAGCGGCGGCGGCACCCGGGAAGTTCAGCATGGTCGGAGGTGGGCACACTTCGGCTGCGGCGCGGGCACTGGGTTTCTCAGAGCGTTTCTCCTTCATCAGCACCGGTGGCGGTGCGCTCGAAGCGCTCATTTCAGGGAAAAAGCTGCCTGTGCTCGAGTATCTGAAGGACAGTGCGGTCATGTTTTCATCCCGCTTTACATCCGACTAA
- a CDS encoding 50S ribosomal protein L16: MARKPGRMYSRIRGQAYTRKEYMGGVPAPRISQFDQGDLKGSFSVSLNLIVKETCQIRHTALEAARISANRALSKRAGANGFYMKIRVYPHNVLRENKLATGAGADRVSDGMRAAFGKAIGTAARVDRNQTVMVVKVNKQHVDAAKYALNRAAVKLPSPCYITVEGALG, translated from the coding sequence ATGGCAAGAAAACCGGGTAGAATGTATTCGAGGATAAGGGGTCAGGCTTACACAAGGAAGGAGTACATGGGAGGTGTTCCTGCACCAAGAATCAGCCAGTTTGATCAGGGCGACCTTAAAGGAAGTTTTTCAGTATCGCTTAATCTTATTGTGAAGGAAACGTGCCAGATAAGGCATACAGCCCTTGAGGCGGCACGTATTTCGGCCAACAGAGCACTTTCGAAGAGAGCCGGTGCAAACGGTTTCTACATGAAAATCAGGGTTTATCCGCATAACGTTCTGAGGGAGAACAAACTGGCAACGGGCGCAGGCGCTGACCGTGTGTCAGATGGTATGAGGGCTGCATTCGGTAAGGCCATCGGCACTGCTGCACGTGTGGACAGGAACCAGACTGTGATGGTAGTGAAGGTCAACAAACAGCATGTGGATGCGGCAAAATATGCACTGAACAGGGCTGCGGTCAAACTGCCGAGTCCGTGTTACATAACAGTTGAAGGCGCATTGGGCTGA
- a CDS encoding type II glyceraldehyde-3-phosphate dehydrogenase → MPARIAVNGFGTIGKRVARAVRLQDDMEVVGVAKTKPNYESRLANKEGMPLYVADGRNIDEFREQGIEVEGNLQELLTKVDIVVDCTPEGIGRENKKLYEEAGVKAIFQGGEKHEVAGLSFNAFATYDAAYGRKYSRVVSCNTTGLIRTLYPLDRMFKLDEVFASIIRRGADPAESKGSALNAVEPSLHLPTHHGVDVRTVMPDLNISTMAAKVPTTNMHVHCIYAKLRKSNVKTSDVLSLWDQMPRIKFVSGKHGIKTSGQIMEIARDLGRHGGDFAETIVWDDGVHVEGKHLYYYQAVHQESDVIPENIDCIRSMMEMERDATRSIRKTDKSLGLV, encoded by the coding sequence ATGCCGGCTAGGATAGCGGTCAACGGTTTCGGTACTATAGGGAAGCGAGTCGCAAGAGCGGTCAGGCTGCAGGACGACATGGAGGTTGTCGGTGTCGCAAAGACGAAACCCAACTATGAATCGAGGCTTGCAAACAAGGAGGGCATGCCTCTTTATGTCGCCGACGGCAGGAACATTGATGAATTCAGGGAGCAGGGCATAGAGGTCGAGGGCAATCTGCAGGAATTGCTCACGAAGGTCGATATTGTTGTCGACTGCACGCCCGAAGGCATCGGCAGGGAGAACAAGAAACTGTACGAGGAAGCAGGGGTAAAGGCGATATTTCAGGGAGGGGAAAAACACGAAGTCGCCGGCCTGTCGTTCAATGCCTTTGCGACATATGATGCAGCCTACGGCAGGAAGTATTCCAGGGTTGTTTCGTGCAATACCACGGGCCTGATCAGGACACTCTATCCGCTGGACAGGATGTTCAAGCTCGACGAGGTGTTTGCCTCAATCATAAGACGCGGCGCTGATCCTGCTGAGTCAAAGGGAAGCGCGCTGAATGCGGTGGAACCGTCATTGCATCTTCCCACACATCACGGCGTCGACGTCCGGACAGTCATGCCGGATCTCAACATAAGCACCATGGCAGCGAAGGTCCCCACGACAAACATGCATGTTCACTGTATTTACGCGAAACTCAGGAAATCCAACGTCAAGACGTCTGATGTCCTTTCACTGTGGGACCAGATGCCAAGAATAAAGTTTGTCAGCGGCAAACATGGGATCAAGACGAGCGGACAGATAATGGAGATAGCCAGAGATCTGGGCAGACACGGCGGTGATTTTGCCGAAACTATCGTCTGGGATGACGGCGTTCACGTTGAGGGCAAGCATCTGTACTATTATCAGGCCGTTCACCAGGAGAGTGATGTTATACCTGAAAACATCGACTGCATACGTTCCATGATGGAGATGGAACGCGATGCTACCAGGAGCATAAGGAAGACGGACAAGTCGCTGGGCCTGGTGTAG
- a CDS encoding HAD-IA family hydrolase, with protein sequence MYFASGAGMHHVPVDRHMEGVLFDYGGTLVSNREADEILYSILTSLDIAIGRQEFDSTFMKMRSYWEEHYSSLPRGNRWSGQIMEDCNVFFLKSAGFFSNPEETASLIREKWSTFDRRTLFPDVSGTLAAIRKASFRIGIVSQNRMMSDVLRSELNSLGIGHFFDAVVTSEEEGYDKPDPGIFLAASSKLGIQPERLFHVGDIFEKDVAGALAAGMSPVLLDREEKDTSGYVPKIRRLDELIPIITARSC encoded by the coding sequence ATGTACTTCGCCTCTGGAGCAGGTATGCACCATGTGCCTGTAGACAGACATATGGAAGGCGTGCTCTTCGATTACGGGGGAACACTCGTGAGCAACAGGGAGGCTGACGAGATACTCTACAGCATACTCACGTCCCTCGATATCGCGATTGGCAGGCAAGAATTCGACTCGACATTCATGAAAATGCGCTCTTACTGGGAAGAACATTATTCCTCTCTGCCCAGAGGAAACAGGTGGTCCGGACAAATTATGGAGGACTGCAACGTCTTCTTTCTGAAGTCTGCAGGCTTTTTTTCGAATCCTGAAGAAACTGCCTCACTCATACGAGAAAAGTGGAGCACATTCGACAGGCGCACACTTTTCCCGGATGTCTCAGGTACGCTTGCCGCAATAAGGAAAGCATCATTCAGGATCGGCATAGTGAGCCAGAACAGAATGATGTCTGATGTCCTGAGAAGTGAACTGAACTCTCTGGGCATTGGGCACTTCTTCGATGCAGTCGTCACATCAGAGGAGGAGGGATACGACAAGCCTGATCCCGGAATTTTCCTCGCGGCTTCTTCAAAACTCGGCATACAGCCAGAACGACTCTTCCACGTGGGTGACATATTCGAGAAGGATGTTGCAGGCGCTCTTGCGGCCGGAATGTCTCCAGTTCTGCTGGACAGAGAGGAAAAGGATACAAGCGGCTATGTGCCGAAGATAAGACGGCTTGATGAACTCATTCCGATCATCACTGCACGATCATGTTAA